The sequence AAATCTATCATTCCCGCTTGTCTCAAAAACCGACAGCGATCACGCCTGACCACTCTCGAAATCATGGAAACTCAATGTGATCCAATACTCGAAATTGAGAAACCCATAATCAGAAAATGCATCGCTTAACTTAACACGTAGGGGGGGGGGGGGGGATATTCCCGAGAGCATATATAACCTCTTTTTATCAGCGAATTCTGTGCGAGTAAGATGCAGGCAAATATCTATTCAGTTTCTCTACTGAATCTACAAAATTCTTATAATCAATTTCAAGGAATTTTATGTTCTTCCCTATCCTTTTTTTTATTTCTTCAATAAAAATTCCATTTTCATTAACTAGTTTCTCGCCGCGATAGACCTTACTTAACGAACATGAAGGAGAACGCGCTATGCCAATTATTATTTTATGATCTATCCCCTTAAAATCTTCTAGTGTTTTTACTACACTTTGGGCTAATCCTGCGCAATGTTCTCTAAAACCAGTTATCTTTTCATACTCATCCTTTGGCATTTTAGCCCGCTTCCCAAGAAAAGAGAATTCAGGACATGGCAGTTGTTCTAATAAAACATCATGTCCAGATATTAATTTACCAACAGCCTTTACTGTATTTACGTCAGGTTTAGAAATCCCGTCTGCTCTAACTTCAGGATTTAATAGACAATGTGATACAAACAGAATAGTTTTCATGGCTCTGTTTTCTTAGTAGTATAACTTTTGCATTTTTTGCTCAACGGACAATTTTTGCACACTGGTTTTGTCTTG comes from bacterium and encodes:
- a CDS encoding DUF523 domain-containing protein — its product is MKTILFVSHCLLNPEVRADGISKPDVNTVKAVGKLISGHDVLLEQLPCPEFSFLGKRAKMPKDEYEKITGFREHCAGLAQSVVKTLEDFKGIDHKIIIGIARSPSCSLSKVYRGEKLVNENGIFIEEIKKRIGKNIKFLEIDYKNFVDSVEKLNRYLPASYSHRIR